A stretch of DNA from Deltaproteobacteria bacterium:
AAAGAGGCCGTAAGACTGTTAGGTGGGCCTTGAGGCGCTTGTCCAGAGCATTGGCAATCTTCTCGGTTGCCTGGCGAAGCTGCAAGAATTCCTGGCTGTCTAGGTTCTTTCGGGATATCTCTTCTTTTTCCATAGGACCTCATCCATTTTTACTGAGATTCTCATAACTTGTGTAGCAGATTTCATAAGTCATGTCAAACTAAAAGGCCTATTTTAGCTTCACCACAAAAACTTCTGTGTCTTCCTCGCTCGAATAGGGACCAAACAAAATCGATTCCGGAGAACCTGTAACCTTAACAAAATATGAAGTCTCGGCATTTAATTCGTTCTGAACAGCCCAGGCTGTATATTCTTTTTCTCCAAGATTCAATTTCAAACCTTCTACGGGATAGTTAAGCACCGATTTGCTCGGGAGGCTACCCTTTGGCCCTACGCCGTGAAAAGCTATTTCGGCATCAGCCACGGCAAACATCCCGCCAGACCAAGACACTTCCGTGGGTCCCACTTCAAACCACTGTCCGACGTGCTCATTTCCGTAAAGATCCAAGCGATACTCTGACGACATCTCCTCCTTGACAGAAGCATGAGCCCTGGCCACCAGTTTTGCTCCTAAGGTGGCGCTTGAGGCCGACAAGATCTCCACCCCTTTCAAAGATGTAGTCAATGAATCAGAAGCGACCGGCTCACCTTCTGTCTGCAATATGACGATGGGGAAATCAAGCCCCCTTTGGGCCTGGAGTGTAATGGACAGGAGTGAAAGCCCGTATCGAATGGAAGGGGTGCGCAAGTTCTCCTCAGATCCCAAAATGGCCCAGAAAATGATCTGTGGATTTACCAATTCCTCCCTGGCCTTCATCCAGGCCATTTTTTTCAGATCATCCTCCCAAAAATGGCCATGGAGCTCAAGGCCGTATGTCTTCATTTGAGCCATCAACTTCTTCACCATGTCTTCAGACGAAACCAGCGAAGTCAGCCACACTTTTTTCATCACTTCATCCTTTCTTGGATCATAAACTTCCTATCATTTCCTTTCTCACCCTATCCAGTTCCTTTATCATCTCGCTTGCTACTTTCAGGCGATCCTATGCATCTGAAGCATCTATGCTTTCAAAATCGCCGTAGTCAACATCAGACCACTCGTCATGATCTCCCAGTGACCTTTGAGCCAAAAGCATAAATGGAGACAATATCCTCATGAAATCCCTCTCTAATTTCTTCATCACCCAAGCCTGTTTCCTCGTGATGAGGCAAAGGGGAACATGGATGTTTCACTGCGCGAATTTCAGATGCTTTCTCACAGGCCTATTTCTCCTCCTTAGATGCGGGTGTAAGCCATACATCATGTTACTGAACAAATTGCCGCACTTGGCCAAAAACTCACCATAGGCATTAAAAGGCGCTGGAAGTCCCTTCATTGCCGTGCCGACGGCTTTTAGCAAACTGCCCATCTGTGCCGCGTAGGTCTTGGGATCAGTCCTTGCTTTTTGGGGATCTACATTCCTGAATGCCACAAAGGCGTTGTAAAGATTTATCCCTTTCCCGCAGCGTTCCGTCCACTTGTTTGCCTCACCCAAAAACGCATGTAACTTGTTTGCAGCCTTTCCGTTCCAAACGTCTATATGAGGGTCAGTCGCTCCCTGTTTGCGAGCTTCTTCCAATTGCTTCACCGCTATTTGGCATCCCTTCTTAATGGTCTGCCATACTTCATTAGCATTTTTCGAACTCTTCAATCCATCCACATCGGTCTTGCCCGTTACTGAGGAGTACTTGCCCGCTGCAGCCTCCTTTTTGATATCGGCCAGTATTGCCTTGAGTCTCCTGTTGCTATCTTCCCGTCTAGATGCCGCCAGTCGCCTCCCCTTTCTTTCGAGTCGATTTAACCTTTTTAACCCCCGGTCATGGCAGACCACAGCCCACTTATTAAGCTCATTACCATACTGGTGATCAGGCGCCCCAATGAGATCCTTTTCTCCCAATCTCCCCGCAGCAACCATCTTCGCCGCATCCGCGCACCATTTCGTATTGCTTTGCCGGGTGTTCCTTCGTCGTCGGGACGGCCGTCTTCCTCCCATGTGAATTCCCTCTAATCTTTAAGTAAATGTAGTCTTAGCAAAGAGAAGCTCCGTTTCTTTTCGCCTCTCAGCAGCCTCGCCTTCCCCTTCACTTAAATCACGGAGGCTCCAAAATCTTCCGTTCCGTCTTCTTGATATCACAGCGTACTCACTGACGCTTTCCCCTACCCCGGGTCTCTATATTAAGCGGCCATTGCTCATTGTTGACAAAAAGGCCAGTTTTATACTATGCTCTTTGTTAACATAAGAAAAGCTACTTTATTAATTAACCTTGTGAGAACTAATTATGCCTAAAGGACCAGCAGCACGCGTCACCGACTCTGTGGCTCACGTACCCCCGGTTTTGGGTCCCGGCCCCGGAAGCACCAATGTCCTAATCGGCAAACTGCCCGCCTGGCGGGGTGTGCCCGGTGCCGTTGGATCAGCCTTGAACGCCGCAAAGAAGGTTTCCGATGCAGCTATCAAGACGGCTGAAGCTGCCTCGGCCGCAGCCCAGGGCACTCCAGGAGCGCCAGCCGCAAAGGTGGCTGAGGAAACTGCAAAGTCAGCTGCCGCCGGTGCCATGGGCACTGCTATCAGCACCGCTGCTGCAGCAAGCGGGGCCGACAAACACATGTGCGCTACGCCCCTTCCGATTCCGCCCCACGGTCCCGGTGTTGTCATTGACGGCAGCGCTACGGTCTTGATCAACAATGCGCCTGCCTGCCGAATGGGAGATACTGTCCTTGAGGCTGTGGGGCCACCCAACAAGATCCTCAAAGGATGCACGAAAGTGATTATTGGGGGGTAGCTCCATTTCGATCCACGCCATCTAAACACCAGGGGCCCCCTCTCACAAGGACAGACCACAAAGGCATCGGATTGCGGCCATTGCCCAAATACTCACCGCGTCGATTTTAACCACCGGGATAGTCATATTCTCGCGGACCCTACCTTGCCCTCCAAATAGCAGCGAAGTAACCCAACAGCCTATGGGAAGAGCCTTGTGGGCAGAGGAGAGCCGTCCAGGCCCACGACCTTGAAACCCATGCCGACGGTTCCGGCGATGAGCACCGGTTTGCCAATGCCGTTCATGAAAGCCAACACTATGGGTTGCTTGGTCGTTTCAAATTGAATTGGGACCGACTGCAGATTCCCCTTTCCGTCAAGGACTTGCCACCTCCCTTGACCATCGGCGATCAACGCCACTGCGCCGCCGACATCGTTCACGGCAATGCGCGCCTCGCGGACGGGTTCGTTGGGGTGCCAGTCGATTATATGTTCCTGCCCTTCCACGAATTCATTGGAGCCTGACACGGACCAGGTCACAAGGACCAGTTGCCGTGGTCCGTCCCCTGTCATCTTCCACACTAGCATGCCGCCCCAGATCCTGTTTTCCGCATCGATATTTGCCCCTGTGGCAATGAATTCACCGGGCCAGCTCGCCATGCGCACGGGACTTGGCATATCACTCTGAATCCCAGGCCATGACGCCAAGCAAAGAACCAACTCTGGCCCCTCTGATTGCACATAGGTTACCAGCCGCTGCCCAGTTGAACGAACATGACTCATGATCCACGTAATCCCACGCTTTGTCACGAAGGAGATCAATGCGCAGATTCTCAGCCAGTATGGTCTCATCATTGAGAATTTCCGCAGCCCAGGGCAGTTGTGGGTCTGCGTCAAAACCGCTCCCGAGCAGAAACATCATCTCGATGTACAGCCGGACGCTCCGCTCGGTAGTAAGACCGTAACCTTTCGCCCGCTTCAACCCGTATCGGATGGCACTTCGGATATTGACTTCCTCCAAGACCTTGCAATGCATTGGAGCAAACGTTTTGAGATGCTCAACTGTCCAATCTTCGAAGTTCTGAAGGACACTATAGTGTTGCTGCAACCTCTCTACCCACTATCGGCTCTTTCGCAGGAAGCTGAAAGCATGTTTAACGAGATCGTCTGAGGCGAGGAGCCACAGGTTCGGGGACCACGCCAAATACGGCACAAGGCTCGTGTTTTTCATCGACTATCGCATAGCACGGTTCTGACATGCTAATTCCGCGTTCAAGAACTATCAGCGGCGCTTCACTCGTCATTGCCATAATTTCTAGAAGGTCTGTTTTCCGCAGTCTCGGTGCAAGCGAGTGGGCGTCCTCGGCTCTCGCTGGACGGGCTTTAAGCATTTTTAAATTCTCCTTGAGTCTTTGGAGTTTAGAATGCTCTCCATCATATTTCCTAACAAGCACAAGCTGCTTATCATTTCATGAAAAATGGGAGGCCTCCATACGCCAACAAAGTCAGCTTTGTTGCTTTGCTCCTTAGCAAATCTAATAGATCTCCAGGATCTTTACCTCTGCAGCGCTCAGGTTGTAGATTGGACAAAGGCCACGCCACACCAGATAAAGCCGTTGCTCATCTGGGATCAAGCAGAGCGTGTCCAAATTGAGTTCTACCTTTTCTGTTGCAGAAGGCGGCTGATGGGGATTTTCGAATTCCCTTTTTACCTCCGTTCCCTCAAGCCTCTCATCTTCCCCGTAGGTTGCTCCCAGGTCAGTTGTGAGCCCAAGGGATTTCGTAACAGTACAACTCAACTTGATCCCAGGCAGCTGAAAGCGAGTTTTCCCCTCAGGTGTGAGGTTCACAAGTTCCACTTCCTCATCACCTTTTAGGTAGCCATCCAACTGCAAGTCTGGATGTGCGCCATTATGGTGGTTGAACGAGAAATCCCCTGGTGACGCGGAAGCACTTTTTTGCTTCTGTTGATTATTATAGGCTTCCAGGTAACCCAGTCGTGGCATCCAGGCCTTGCCGTAAAAGCCAAAACCAACCGGCTTGGGACGATCTTTCCATGATTTGATCAGATTGTCCGGATCTTCCAGGTTGGGCAGCGGTGCACCGTCCAATACCTTCTTTGACTTTTTGGAAACAAAGCCGCGTCCGACAAGATTTTGCGCGCAGTAGCCACCGCCTTCCATGTCAATGCCCCCAAAGGCGCGTTCATAGACAAGGTCCATGGTCACAAAGGGCTTGGGGTCAGACGGGTGCTCCGGCAACAGGCGGCCGGCACACCGCCAGTGCCGATCGCCAAAAACCCGAATGGTCTTTTTCACGTGTCCCACGCGGAGCATCACATGGACGACCTGCGCAGGCTGTCCACCTGGCGCATAAGCCTTTCCGACCAGCGCTATGTCAGCCCTAGGCTTAAAAGGAGCGATGTCTGATTCGAACTTCACGCTCCCCGTGCCCATAACATCATGGAACTCATCACAATAAGCCACGGGGATTTGCTCTGAGGCCACTGTGGCAGGCGCACCCGCTTGAATGTCAAACGTTCCTTTAACCACGACCATCAAGACCGGCCTGGCTTCAGGCCCTTCCAAGGGCAATGCTATGACTTCAAAGGGTGTGTTGTTTGAGATCTCCATGCTTTCTAATCAATCCATTCCCGCCAACACGGCAGTGAGTCTTCAAACATCTTCTAACTGGACTTGATAACTTCCGTCAAGGTAAAATCCCAGCAGCAGGTTTCCCCATCCTGCTTTTTCAAAGGCTTTTTCAACACCCTGCTAAGGCCCCTTTGGCCCAACATACATATTCTTAAAGCATTTGGTTTATGCCTGGATCATCCCCGTTGAACGTTGATTATGTCTAGCCTTATAGAGAACGCACTCGGCGATCTTTTCACGGACCTTGTCGCTGTAATGAAAAAAGTCCAAATCCAGGGTCGGATCGTGCTCAAGATATTCTTGGGCCTCCAGCGGATCAAGCTCAAACAAGTTGGGCTCGTCAGGAACGTATTTTGAGTCGAGCCACCACCCAGTAAAGCCGAACTTGGCGTGGTTCTGGTCATAGATGACCGTTCCGGGGAAGGGAACGAGAACTCCTCGATGGTTAAAGACATCCGTATTGTCGGCCAGGGCTCTCATGAGATCAATGGTGTTGTCCAACTCTTTGACACCTTCTTCCGGAAATCCGCACATGAAGTTTACGATGGTGGTCATGCCCTCGGCCTTGGCGGCCTTAACGGACTGCTTGACCTGATCCGGACGCTGCCCCTTTTTGATGGCCTTGAGGATATTCTCATCGCCACTTTCAATGCCAAAGTTGATGGCCACACAACCGGCTTTTCGCATAAAAGCCAAATCATTAAATTTTACCATATTCGCTGGTGTGATACACGTCCAGGTGACTCCGCCTAAGGCGGGCTCAGCCAAGATAGCGTCACACAGCTCAGCAACCCGGGAACGGCTGGCTGTAAACGCGTCATCCCAGATCGGAAAGTGTGTCGTATGGTATTTCTCCCGAAGGTTTACCATCTCAGCCACCACGTTTGCGGCTGATCGCCATCGGTGCCAGCGGCCTGTAACGTAGTTTGCGCAAAAGGTACAGCGTGCCGGACAGCCACGGCTCGTGACCAGCCCGCCTGTAACAACCGTGGACGTGGGTGAATAGGCCTTTGCGTCAAAGCACGGATAGCTTTCAAAAGGAAATGGCAGCTCGTCAAGATTCTCTATAGGGCTTGCCGGCGTGCCCTGGATACCTTGACCATAGCAGCCGGCGACCTTGGGAGGCGCTTCTTTTGAACCGTCGTCCAACCATCGTGCCAATTCCACCACTGCCAATTCACCTTCACCAAGAACCGCAACGTCAAAGCCGAAACCGAGCACTTCATCAGGACAGACCGTGGCATGGGGCCCGCCTGCCACCAAAAGCCTTGTTGCGGGCCGAACTCTTTTGGCCAAACCGTATCCGTCAGCTGCATTTTGAGTGAAAAGAGTCATGCCGATCATATCAGGTGACCAGGATTCAGCCATGGTAACGGCATCCTCTTTGCTACCTGTGAACCGCGCAGCCGCCAGGTCCACACAACGCACCTCGTGGCCGTCTTTCAAGAGACTGGATGCCACGTATTGCTGCCCGATATATGGGGCGCCCATCTTCTGCGGAAGGCGGGGCATGATCAATAGGACTTTTGCCATGTGATTGGTCTATTGTTTTGATTGGTTATCTTCGTTCTATTGATTCTATTGGTTTCATTGGTTTGAGTTGTTCACATTGGCACTTTTTTTGTGAAAGTTTGAATGTCGGTCCTCCCCTGCAGGCGCTCGTTCGATCGTTTTTTGGCCGTGACAATGAGGCTGTGGGCAGTATTAAATACTCGCAGATCTGTGAGTCCCGTCCCTTTTACCCATTTGCAGACCTGATCTACGGAATAGACATGCCCGGCTTTGGTATAAAGCGCCATGTTAAGGGCGAAGTAGACGGAGACAGCCGGCCCGGAGCGGTCGGGCTGGACCCATAGATCCTTGACCACCAAACAGCCGCCCTGTCGAAGTGGTTGTGTTGCTGCAGCTATGAGTTTGGCACAATCTGATGGACCATAAAGGTGGAGCATATTGGCCAGAAGCACTACGTCGTACTGGACGGAAACCGGTTTGAATGCATCACGTGGTTCGAATCTAGCTCGGTTTGCGCGGTTCCTGAGCCGATAGCGCGCCATTTCCAAGACTTCCTCACGATCTACTAGTGTCGCCTTGGCGTCCCCGTGCATTTCGAGAAAAGCAGCAGAGTAGGCTCCGGAACCTGAACCAATGTCCAGAAGATGACCGGAGCTGATACCAGCGCACTCCCATAGCCGCCGCGCTGCGGGATACCCGATCTCAAATAAATGGTCGTGAAGCCGAACGTTGGTGTCGGGCATGTGTTCGCTGGATTCGATTTCACCCAAAGGTCGATCAGTCCTAATGACTTGGGCCAACCGTCCCCATCCGTATTCGGGTAGCACCGGTCCGCGCTCGGGCGTTCGCCTCGCCAAATAGGTGCCACCTTCTTGTTGGTACTCCAGTACACCCTCAAGTCTCAACACGTTAAGTAGGGCGCGCAACCGGTTTGGTTGAAGTCGCAGTTTTGCACAAAGCTGCTCGCAGTTCAGTGGACGGGTGAGGAGATCGAATATGCCTATGGCAATGGCTGCACGAATGGAAGCATTCCGGAAAAACGAGCGGTTCTGTTCGAATACGTCACAGAAAATATCCAAGGGATCGTTGTCTGCATTTTGAGTGGGTTTTTCATTGGCAAGGACATGGACCACTGTACCCATAAGCTCACATTAAAATTTCGACGCGCGCGACATCTGGTGCGTCAAGATCCTCAATAGGAACCAGGCCACGCCACACAAGATAGAAGCGCTCTTCAGCTGGCATAAGGCACAAGGTATCCAGATTCAGTCGTACATCCTCGAAAGTTGACCCTTCGAAGGATCTTGATACCGAGACCGTAGGACGTTTTCCTGGAAGCTGAAACTCAATCCGGTCGTCTGGCGTTAGGTGAATAAGCTCCATCTTTTCGTCGCCCTTCAAATAGCCTTCTACTTGTTGATCCCGCGGAGCCGCATTGAAGTAATCAAACTTGAAATCCAGGGGCCTTTCCGGGTACCGTTCTCTTTTCCATTTCTCATCGTATGTGCCCAAAAACGCAATCCGTTGCGACCAACCTTTCCCTATAAAACCAAAACCGACGGGCTTTGGTCTGTCCTTCCAGGACTTGATCAGGTTGTTCGGATCTTCTATGTTCGGCAATGGTTTGTTATCCAAAACCTCCTTTTTCGCCTTTTTACTAAACATACCGCGACCCACGGGGTTTTCAGCACAGTAGTCTCCCCACTTCATGTCCATGCCGCCAAAAGCATTTTCATAAATGAGATCCATCTCAGTAAATGGTTCCGGCTTCGAGGCTGTTATGTTTCCTAAGAGACCACCTGTCCGCCAATATCGGTTGCCAATTACACGGATGATCTTCTTAAGCTCTCCAACACGAAAACCCACGTCCAGCGCGTGGACGGCGGACCCTTTTGGCGCAAATGCCTTACCTACGATCACAACATCCGAGCGTGGCTTGAAAGTAGCCAGATCGTCCTCAAACACTGTGCTCCCGCCTTTCTCAGGATCCTGCAACTGATCCCCAAAAATGATGGGGTCTTGCTCGGCCGCAAGTGTGGCAGGTTCGTTGGCCTGCATGCGGAATGTGCCTTTTACTACCAAGGTCAATACAGGGTTGTCCGACGGTCCTCGGCCGGGGAGAGCAAAAAACTCCATGGGTGTGTCATTTTGAACTTTCATGTTTTACATCATCAAATGACCCGGCACTGAGATAATATCACCCATTATCACAGGTCCTACAGGCACATAGGGCGGCGCAAAAGTGGGCACCGGCCCTTTGCCCAATACCAGCATAACTTGCTGCATGGGAAGCCACACAAGAAAGGCCATACTGAAACCCGTTGCAATCGCATCAAACAACTCTTCGTGATGAAGGGCATCCTTCTCGCCCAAAGCATCACACATGGCTTGTTTCAAAGGAAAGGGCGTAAGTTCAGACATCATGGGTGAAGGACAGGCTATGAGCGGTGTAGGCACGTTTGGCATTGGTGGCGCTTGCGGTCCAGGGAATGCTGCAAAAGCAGGATACCAGGGCAAACCGGGAACCATAACGTTGTCCTGCCATTTTTTCCATTTGTCCTCAAGTGCATCGGCAACTGCAGCGCAATATTTCTTTTCCTGGTCCGTGGCGCCAACCATCATGGGAGCATTTTTTATGTTCGACCCGATCTTAGGCCCGTCAAGGCAACCCGGTGTGCCGAGAGCAGTGACGGCATTGATCATGATGTTCTTGAACTTCGCTTGCATCCTCCACATGTCTATGCTGAAGCCTATTGCAGGGCAAATCTTGTCAATAAATGAGGCAAATTGCTCACCTATGGTCTTGGCTGTGTCCACATGATACTTATTGAGGGATGCTTCTCTGAAAAGGTGCGGAGGGAGCGGGAGACTTGGGGGATTAACTAGTTCCTCTGGCTTGAATGCATTCTTATACTGGTCCCCCGGTTGCTTCCAGTCAATGGGAAGCTGCTTCATGTTGGCTATAAACGTCATTTTTGCTATAATACCCATTAACTGTGTATTTATCGGGGGCATGGTACTATTCCGATCTTAATATATTTTTGACTTGCAGGGAGACGGCTGCAAGTCAAAACCAAGTCTCTGTGGTTAAACGTGCAAACAATTATTCGCTCCCATTAACAGATTATCTTACGAGCCTTAATGAGATGGACCAGGAACACACTCCAGTGCCGCCCATGGTGTCTCAGCGCCCACGGCGCATTCATTAGCTCCTGCAACACCTCATATTTCAATCCCATTTTGGGAAACACGTTCCCTTCGAGAATGCTTCGAACCATGGCAGACCCATCCAATTCATCGCTCTCCAGCCATTCCGAAGGTTCACACAAATCAGCCCGCCACTCGTAGGGAGAACTTATGACCAGGCCTCCCCCTGGTTTCACCAAGGCATCCATCTGACCAATCAGCACAAGGGGCAGGCTCACGTTGTCCACCAAATTCAAACCAGCCACAAGATCGAAGGATTCTGCGCTAAAAGGCGGGTCCAAGACGTCAGCCACGAGAAACAAAACATTTTGGGCTGGTCGATATGAAGTCCGAATCTCTTCGAAGCAACGACCGTGCTTTTTCCGTTCGTAAGTGACCTTCTCGGTCTGCTGGAAGCGAGCTGCGGACGAGAGGGCCTTGAAGTTCAGGTCAATTCCAACAGCCAGGTTGCTGAAGCGGGCCAGCTCAAAGGTATAGCGCCCCACGGAACAGCCTAAATCGATTGAGTGGCAATACTCTGTCTCGCTTCCCGGTTGAGCCATTTCCACAACCGTTTGCCAGAAGGGTCGGCGATTTGCCAACGACCCAAAAGAGGCGGGAGCGTCATCAAGACCACCGTAATGCAAATCCATGTACGAACTCAGTAGACATCGCCGTTCATAAGACAAAGCCTTGCTCAGGCTCAGCCCCGCGAAATACTCTTGTATCGCAGGGGCATCACTTGCAATGACAGACAGTGTCGATTCTTCGGAACGCCACCACCCTTTCATATCCTTCAGGACAATGGGAACCCCATCCAGGACTGGATACTTGAAACGGCACTGCTCATGTGAACAAACCAGAAACCCTTCTGACACAAAATCCCCTTCACTCCGTAACACCTCTCCAAGTTCCAGGGGATATTGGACAATGCCCTCGGCGCCGACTTTTCGACACCGAGGGCAGATTAATTCGATTTGTTCTAAGAGTTTTTTCCGCAATCCCCGTCCTTCGAAGCGATTGAGCCATCTGTTACAACTGCCGAAATCAGTAACCTAGTTTCTCAAAATCTCCACGTCAACTGCGTCTTGTTTTCGGCCAGTCATCTCCTTGCTTCTTATGAGATCTTTCAATCCTATGAAAAAAATTTTTTCTTTCCCGTAACTTCCTGTTACCTTGTTTTCCCAGGCTTCACGAAAACCAACACCAGTTATCGAAGTAATGATATCTACTCGTACGGGTTCGTAACCCAATTGAATAATGTTGCCCTCTTCTACAAAATCTTGTTCAGACAGATCCAAGCTCCCGAATCCAAAATCATTGAGTGCCTGAACGATCCTTTTTCCATTCTCAACACTTGGCTCTATCAAGATGTCTATGTCTTTTGTGTATCTGGGTTTTCCATAGAATGCAATCGCATACGCTCCAACGATGCAGTATTTAACCTGATGTTTGTTTAATAATCCTAATAGCTCTTCGTAGTCCTTTTCTATGCGCATCACCAGCCTCTTGATTCAT
This window harbors:
- a CDS encoding DUF2169 domain-containing protein, which encodes MKVQNDTPMEFFALPGRGPSDNPVLTLVVKGTFRMQANEPATLAAEQDPIIFGDQLQDPEKGGSTVFEDDLATFKPRSDVVIVGKAFAPKGSAVHALDVGFRVGELKKIIRVIGNRYWRTGGLLGNITASKPEPFTEMDLIYENAFGGMDMKWGDYCAENPVGRGMFSKKAKKEVLDNKPLPNIEDPNNLIKSWKDRPKPVGFGFIGKGWSQRIAFLGTYDEKWKRERYPERPLDFKFDYFNAAPRDQQVEGYLKGDEKMELIHLTPDDRIEFQLPGKRPTVSVSRSFEGSTFEDVRLNLDTLCLMPAEERFYLVWRGLVPIEDLDAPDVARVEILM
- a CDS encoding methyltransferase domain-containing protein, with the protein product MRKKLLEQIELICPRCRKVGAEGIVQYPLELGEVLRSEGDFVSEGFLVCSHEQCRFKYPVLDGVPIVLKDMKGWWRSEESTLSVIASDAPAIQEYFAGLSLSKALSYERRCLLSSYMDLHYGGLDDAPASFGSLANRRPFWQTVVEMAQPGSETEYCHSIDLGCSVGRYTFELARFSNLAVGIDLNFKALSSAARFQQTEKVTYERKKHGRCFEEIRTSYRPAQNVLFLVADVLDPPFSAESFDLVAGLNLVDNVSLPLVLIGQMDALVKPGGGLVISSPYEWRADLCEPSEWLESDELDGSAMVRSILEGNVFPKMGLKYEVLQELMNAPWALRHHGRHWSVFLVHLIKARKIIC
- a CDS encoding B12-binding domain-containing radical SAM protein codes for the protein MAKVLLIMPRLPQKMGAPYIGQQYVASSLLKDGHEVRCVDLAAARFTGSKEDAVTMAESWSPDMIGMTLFTQNAADGYGLAKRVRPATRLLVAGGPHATVCPDEVLGFGFDVAVLGEGELAVVELARWLDDGSKEAPPKVAGCYGQGIQGTPASPIENLDELPFPFESYPCFDAKAYSPTSTVVTGGLVTSRGCPARCTFCANYVTGRWHRWRSAANVVAEMVNLREKYHTTHFPIWDDAFTASRSRVAELCDAILAEPALGGVTWTCITPANMVKFNDLAFMRKAGCVAINFGIESGDENILKAIKKGQRPDQVKQSVKAAKAEGMTTIVNFMCGFPEEGVKELDNTIDLMRALADNTDVFNHRGVLVPFPGTVIYDQNHAKFGFTGWWLDSKYVPDEPNLFELDPLEAQEYLEHDPTLDLDFFHYSDKVREKIAECVLYKARHNQRSTGMIQA
- a CDS encoding PAAR domain-containing protein; this translates as MPKGPAARVTDSVAHVPPVLGPGPGSTNVLIGKLPAWRGVPGAVGSALNAAKKVSDAAIKTAEAASAAAQGTPGAPAAKVAEETAKSAAAGAMGTAISTAAAASGADKHMCATPLPIPPHGPGVVIDGSATVLINNAPACRMGDTVLEAVGPPNKILKGCTKVIIGG
- a CDS encoding methyltransferase domain-containing protein; the encoded protein is MGTVVHVLANEKPTQNADNDPLDIFCDVFEQNRSFFRNASIRAAIAIGIFDLLTRPLNCEQLCAKLRLQPNRLRALLNVLRLEGVLEYQQEGGTYLARRTPERGPVLPEYGWGRLAQVIRTDRPLGEIESSEHMPDTNVRLHDHLFEIGYPAARRLWECAGISSGHLLDIGSGSGAYSAAFLEMHGDAKATLVDREEVLEMARYRLRNRANRARFEPRDAFKPVSVQYDVVLLANMLHLYGPSDCAKLIAAATQPLRQGGCLVVKDLWVQPDRSGPAVSVYFALNMALYTKAGHVYSVDQVCKWVKGTGLTDLRVFNTAHSLIVTAKKRSNERLQGRTDIQTFTKKVPM
- a CDS encoding DUF2169 domain-containing protein, which translates into the protein MEISNNTPFEVIALPLEGPEARPVLMVVVKGTFDIQAGAPATVASEQIPVAYCDEFHDVMGTGSVKFESDIAPFKPRADIALVGKAYAPGGQPAQVVHVMLRVGHVKKTIRVFGDRHWRCAGRLLPEHPSDPKPFVTMDLVYERAFGGIDMEGGGYCAQNLVGRGFVSKKSKKVLDGAPLPNLEDPDNLIKSWKDRPKPVGFGFYGKAWMPRLGYLEAYNNQQKQKSASASPGDFSFNHHNGAHPDLQLDGYLKGDEEVELVNLTPEGKTRFQLPGIKLSCTVTKSLGLTTDLGATYGEDERLEGTEVKREFENPHQPPSATEKVELNLDTLCLIPDEQRLYLVWRGLCPIYNLSAAEVKILEIY